AGTGACAACGACCGAGAACGAAGTACACGGGTTAAAAAAATTTACTAAACGAGAGTTAGTTGTTGTTTGGGGAATCATCTTATTCTTAATATTTTTTGATTTCGTTACTCGTTTTAATGATGGTACTGCGCAAGTTAGTAATGAATGGTCTCAAGAGCAACTATCATCAACCGGACTTCTTGCATTGAATGAAGTAGAATTTAAACAAATTTCTGAAAAGCTAAAGCGATACGAATCAACGGCAAAAACTAAAGTAGAAAAACAGCAAGGTTTATCTGAAGCAGAAATGTTAGCCCAAAAAGGTGATTTAAAAGAGCTATATGCTAAAAATATGCGATTAATGTTAGTTGGAACGTTTGAGCAAGATGGTCGTTTCGCTGTTGTTGCCCAAGAAAACTTAACAACAAATAAACGTGAGCTTCGCAGAGTCACCTTAACAGATACATTAAACGGTTATGCCGTAACAAACATATTGCCTAATAAACTGATATTAACTGGTTACAGCAATGTGATAAATCTTCACTTGTATAATACAAGCAGCTAGCAATAGGTTACATTAAGTAAAATAACTATGAACAAAACAAAAAAACACCTTACAATATTATTTTGTGTATTTGCTATGTTTGGTTGTAGCTCAACACAAGAGACTCAACCAGAGAAAAGCTCGGGGTTTAAAGTCCCTCAGTCTTACTTGAATGGTGAAGAAGATATAGTTGTGGTAACAACTGATGATACTATTCCAGAAGAGCAAGATCTTCTACATACCGACTTAGCTCAGATTAAAAACCTAGAACCCTTACCACGTCAGCAAGTTAACCTACGCAAAGCTGAAAAGCTGTCTGCGTCGTTTTCACCAGAGCCATCACTTAGCCTTTCGGTCAATGAAATGCCATTAAATGAGTTTTTGCATTACGCACTTGGTGAATTACTCAGCATTAATTATATAATTGATAAAAGCGTAGAGCCTTCAAAAGAAAAAATAACCCTAAACATACAAGAAAAAATTAGCCCTCGTCGTTTAATGCAGTTAACAAGTGAATTGTTAATGGAACATGAGGTTAGCATTAACTTTAATGATGGCTTGTACTTTATTAATAAACCTAAACTTAATAAACGTGCTAAAAATGTAGTCACGGCAGTTGGTAGAGAGTTAGAAGATGTGCCACAAACAGGGCAAGATATTCTACAAATTATTCCGTTAAAATATGGTGTTAAAATAAGTATTGAGAAAGCGTTAAGACAACTAGTAGGTGTGCAAATATCAACAGATGCGGATCAAAGTGCCTTGTTCTTGCAAGGTAAACGCGAAGAAATTCTCAGATCGCTTGAGTTTATTCATTTACTTGATGCACCGTCAAACCGTGGTAAAAATATTGGTTTAATAAACCTCACTTACATCACCAGTGAAGAGTTTACTACGCAAATTACCACGTTGTTAGAGAATGAAGGCATTCCCATCGCTACAAATAATGCTGGCAGTAAAAACTTAGTCATGGTTCCCATTGCACAAATTGGTTCTATTGCTGTATTTGCTGCTGATAAATCGTTACTCGATCGTGTGCGTTATTGGGCGAAGTTAATTGATAAGCCTTTGCAAAGTGTCACTAAACAATACTTTATGTATCATCCACAATATGCCCGTGCCGCAGATTTAGGTGAAAGTTTATCTGCTTTATTAGGTGGAACAGCTCGAGCGAACTCAAAAAGCAATACTGCTAGTAAAAGCTCTACGGGTAACGCACCCTCGAATACGCGTTTAACCGGCGTAAGTTCAGATGACATGACCTTAGTGGTTGATGAACGTTCAAACGCGATTATTTTTTATACCTCGGGTAATAAATACCAAGCACTGTTACCGCTAATTAAAAAACTAGATGTATTACCACGTCAAGTAATGCTAGATATTACCATTGCGGAAGTAAATTTAAGTGATGAGTTTAAACATGGTGTTGAGTGGGCCTTTACCCAAGGTGAGCTTAGCATGGGAACAAAAGATGCCTTTGGTGTAACGGGAATTGGCGGTTTTAGTTTAGCGCTAAACGGCGCAGATGGCAGTATAAAAGCGAATTTTATTGAAACGAATGATCTAATCAAAGTGCTATCAAACCCCAGTTTATTAGTGCGTGATGGTGTCTCGGCTAATATTAATGTGGGTTCAGATATTTCAGTAGTTGGTGAAACCACCGAAGACCCTATCAGTGGCGACAGACAAACGACCAGTTCTGAATATCGCAAAACAGGGGTTGATGTAACTGTAACCCCTTCAATTAATGCCCGCGGTATTGTGATCATGGAAATAAGCCAAACTATTTCTAATGAAGTGCCTGACTCTTCAGGTGCAAGTGGTAACCCGAATATTTTCGAGCGAGGTTTAAAAACAGAAGTTGTTGCACAAAGCGGTCAAACTATCATTTTAGGTGGCTTAATTAGTGAAAATACTAACCAAGGCGATAAGAAAACGCCTTTATTAGGGGATATCCCGTTAATAGGACATTTATTTAAATCAAACGGCGAAAGCACTAACCGCACAGAATTAATTATGTTAATCACGCCAAGAGTGATTGACAGAACAGACCAATGGCAAGAAATTACCGATTCGTTTAAACAAAATTTAGAATATTTAACTTTTTAATTTAATATAGCTAAACAGAGTTTAGCAACGCGAGTGATTTAGAGGGTAAAGTAGCATTTGCATGTCTGTTATAATACTTTTTACCTTCACATTTAATTGTTTTTATTATTGTCTTTTAAAAACAAGGGGTTGATGAATTAAATGTTAAGTGTGGTATAGTAGCTAATTAATTTGGCGCTAACTGGTTTATCACATTTAGCTGAATTTATAATCAAATTGGTGTTGATTAAATAAAAGACACTGAATTAATTACGAAATTAGGTGTTGACACCTTTGGTTTAGTTGAGATAAATTGTTTCAAGATTTGGCATTTTAGCGGTACTTCCACTAACATGTTAAAGTCTTTTAACGTTAAATAATGGCTTTTATTTAGTTATTACTTAGCTAAATAATAACTAAAGTTATAATAAAATTCATTTTCATGAAAAATAAGGATTTAAAATGTTCAAAAAAACATTGATGGCAGCTGCACTTGCTGCTGCAACAGGTTCAGCATTCGCTGGTGATATAACGGTATCTGGTACTGCTTACAAAGTTGGTAACGAATACTTAAATGCGTACACTGGTACTGCACTTGAAGGCGATTTAAGTGCTGCTAACATCGGTATTAAATACGAAGCAGGTATTGCTTTAGGTGTTAACAATACCTTGAAATTTGTATTTGAAGGTGGCGCGATTGAAGCAGATACAGGTCTTAAATTACAAAAAAGAACGGTAACTGCTAATGCATACGGTAATGATGGTCTTGCAGTAAGTGATAATGCAACTATTCAAGGTGATATCGATACTGCAGTTGGTTTAGTTGCAAACGCAACTGGTAATACGCAAGCCGAGTTAGATGTGGAACTTGCCGCTGCTAAAGCAGCAGCTACAGGGGTTATTGAAGCCGCTGAAGCTGCAGATTTGTTAGTTGATGCATCTGCTTATAAATCAGCACTTGCTGCATTAACAATCACTCCTGGTGTTGCTGGTGATGCTAAAGCTTTAGTTGCCGCATTAAATACACAAATTAACGATTTCGCAATCTCTGATGTGGCTGACTTAGTTGATTTTGGTGAAGACGCAAATGGTGATTATGAGTGGGTTTTATTTAAGTTAACGTCTGCCACTTTAGTTGCTGATGATCTTTTCTTCAACCTTGTAGATACTACTACAGATACAGCTGATGTTGTAACAACCTTCACTAAGGCAACTATTGGTGCTGGCGATTTAACTGTTGGTTTACCTGAAGCAAAAGATGATACGGGTGCTGATCTTTCTGCACCGATCGCAGGATCAAAAACGCTAGTTACTACAGCTAACCAATTTGACTTAACTGCAACAGCGGTAACTGATACCATTGATGTTGAACAAGATCGTTTATTCTTCTCTGATGCTATCGGTGATGACGTAACTACTGATTTTGTATTTGACGTAACAGTTGACGGCACAATTGATTTAGGTATTGATCATACAACTGCAGCATTTGCGATGGAATTAACTGGTAGCTTTACCGGTGTAGAGCAAGCAGATTACGTTGAGACTGACTTAGTTGGTACTAATGATACAGCAGTATTCGATGCCGATAACATGGTAGAAGGTGTTGGTATTTCTGATGCAACAGTTGCGATTACAGTTGACGGCGACACTAACCTTGCAACTCGTACTGTTAAAGCATCTATGATGATTACTCCAACAGAAGCTGATACTGATGCATTTTACTTATTAGGTAGCTCTTCAGCTGGTGCGAATGCGTTCATTTGGGACTTAAACGGTTCTGAAATTACTTTCCCTTACGCGCCAATTGGTTATGATCACATCACAACTAACTTTGAACTTGCTAACTCAGGCGATCAAACAGGTGATGTGTTAATCACAGCATTTACGCGTGAAGGTGTTGCTTACAGCGGTACTTTAGTAGGTAAAGCTGAAGCAGAATCATTAACTAAAATTGGTGAAGCTGAAGTTTATGATGCATTAATGTTACCTGAAGGTACTTCATTAAGCGTTACATTCTCTACAACAGCTCCTGATGCTGACATCAAGATTACTGGTTACAGTAACCTAGCTTCTGGTGGCCGCATGGCACTATTAAGTGATGCATACGAAGGTGAAATTAACCCATAAGTTGATTTAACACTTTAATATAAAAAACGACCTTCGGGTCGTTTTTTTTTACTGTGGTAAACAGTAAAAACGACTATGCACATATATTGAAAAGGTTTTACTCGGAACAAACAAGAGATTACTTTTACCTGTGTTTCTTTTAATTTACGTAATCAATAAGCAACCAAATAGTTGGTAACAAGGTGAATAACTAGGCGAAGTAACAATTCTTAACGTTTTCAATGCTCGAATTAATAGCGGTTTTATGGTTTAATAGCCTCGTTTTTAAATCAGATGTAAATTCACCACGTTAAAGGAAAACCGTGCGTAAAGATCTCTCTGCTATTTTAGCTGTAGTAACAGGTACAGCTGGCGCACAAATTATTACATTAGCGTTCACACCTTTACTCACTCGCATTTTTACACCAGAGGCATTCGGTCATTTGGGGGTATTTGTCGCGTTATCAACAATATTAATGCCAATAGCTGCATTAACATTACCCATGGCAGTCGTGCTTACTAAGTCAAATAATGAAGCTAAAGCGCTGTCAAAGCTTTCAACCTGTATTGCTCTGTTAGCATGTTTAATATTTACCTTATTTATTGTGTTAAACAAGCCGTGGCTAGTTAACGTATTAAACGCCCAAGGCGATGGTATGTATTTATATTCGGTGCCTGCTGTTGTGCTGTTTGGTGCGATGCTTCAGCTCAGTGAAAATTGGTCGATTAAATTATCTTTATTTAAACTAAGGGCAAAAATTAGCATACTTCATGCTTTAATAATTAACTTATTAAAACTAGGCGTTGGCTTTTTTATACCGTATGCAATTACGTTAATTGTGATTGCTATTGTTAACCCTTTGATCAATGCGCTATTACTTGGTTTACCTGTTAAGAACGCGATAAAAAATGAAACAGAAAGTCTTCCAAATAACGACTATAGACAACTGTTAGCTAGGTATCGTAACTTTCCTTTGTTTCAGTCACCTCAAGCATTACTTAATGCACTATCACAAAGTGCCCCTGTAGTGATACTAGCAGCTTTATTTGGCCCTGTTTCAGCAGGTTTTTATACGTTTAGCAGAACCATTTTAGCGATACCTATAACGTTGATAGGCAAAGCTGTAGGTGATGTATGTTATGGACGTTTTTCGAAGCAAGTTAACCTACAACAGTTTGCTCAAGCGAAAAAGTATTTTGTTCACACAACTTTTTACCTGTCTGTCGTTGCTCTTTTGCCGTTAGGTATTATTTGGTTTTTTGGCCCGGCACTATTCTCTTTGATCTTTGGTGAAAAATGGTTTGAAGCTGGTGTTTACGCGCAGTGGTTATCACTATGGACTTATTTTATTTTAATTAATGCGCCCAGTTTGAAATTGCTCATTGTTCTAAAAAAGCAGAAGCAATCGTTATTGATAAATATCATTTCAATGCCGGTACGTATTGCAATGTTAATATTAGGTGGCCATTACGGAAATGATGAATGGCTTGCTCTGAAATTGTTTGTATTAGCTAGCGTTATACATAACTTAGTGATTATCGCATTAGCCTATATTTCATGTGAACAAAAAAACAAAAACTCGAATAATAGGGCAATTAATTATGATTCATAGTTGTAAAACACTCCGCCCTCATCATGTGTCTATCAATATTAAAGGGTTATTTGGTGAGGCAGAAAAGATAGAAAGTAGGTTTTACTATATAGGCTGTGCTTACTTAGATGAACAAAAACTGTCTGCTGTTTCTCTTTATAACTTAACGAGAGAGGCTGTTTCAGCAGGAACACTTAAGCAATTTATTTTAGAGCTGTCAGGATTTTTTTCGTTTATTATTAACGACTCTGATGTATTTGTTTTAGCAAGTGATAAAACAAGAAGTAAACCATTGCTTTATGCATTTGACGAAAACAAAAAAATGCATGTTTCTGACTCTGCAATTTACTTGGCTCGCAAAACGAATAAACAGAGCTTGATACCTTTATCAGAACAAGAGTTTCAACAAGCTGGCTATGTAACAGGTGAAAATACGCTTATAGAAGACGTATATCAGGTACGAGCTGGACACATGTTAACGTCAAAGTGTTACGGATTTGAACAAGTTGCGTATTACAAATTTATACCGATGAATGGTAATAAGCATGTGGCTGATGAAAAGCTTTGTATGCAACTAGATGACGCCATGAAAGCTGCAATTAATCAACTCATTGATTATGCGGGAGGTCGGCAAGTGGTAGTGCCATTAAGTGGTGGTTATGATTCTAGGGCAATTGCCGTATATTTGAAACAATCTGGTTATCCTAATGTGCTGACATTTACGTTCGGTAAAAAAAATAGTAAAGAGGTTTTGATCAGTAAACAAGTAGCGGAAAAACTTGGCTTTGAATGGCACTTAATTGAGTATGATAAAAAACGATGGAAAGTTGTGCAAAAAAGTGACGAGTTTGAACAATATCTGTCATTCATTAGTAATTATATTTCTGTACCTAATATTCAAGTATATCCAGCGTTAAAAGCTTTATTGCATCAGAAAATTATTCATCGTAACGCATTAATTGTCCCAGGACATACTGGAGATTTTGTTTCAGGTGGGCATATACCACATCAACTTATTAATCTTAAGGCGTCAACTAATATTGAGCGCATAGTGGATGCAATTATAGCAAAACATTATAAAAATAAAGTGAAACATGAAAATCGTGATGATCTTAATATTAAATTGACTGATCAGCTGAGGAGAATTTCTGAAGGACAAGAAGATAGTCTGCTTGCAGTCTCCTTGTTTGAAGCCTGGGAGTTTTATGAACGCCAAGCCAAATTTATTATAAATTCAAACAGGTATTATGATTTTTTTAAAGTAGATTGGTGGATGCCTTTGTGGAATGAAAACATAATTTTCTTTTGGCAAAAAGTACCGCTGGAATATCGTTTGAATTCAAGCTTATGGAAAAAATTTGTTGAAGATAAATATAACGATATTTCAGGCGATAGGTTAAGGTATGGAAATGTGAACGATCATTATTCTTCTCCTGTAAAAAAAATTAGGTCGGTATTTGATTATTTTACCGATGAAAATGACTTGTACGCATTAGTACCATTTTATCGATGGGCATTAAGAAAAATTAAATACCCTCATGCAAAAGGTAGCTTATTTGGTTATTTAGCTTATAAATTAGTCATGAAACAAAAAAAACAGTTAGTTCAAAAGGGCCAGTGAATATAGGAGTAGTTAAGCTTTTAAATTAAAACAATCTAGCTGTTTTGGTAACGATACGTTAAAATTCGCTGGTTAATAAAGTGCTGCTAACAATTTTAAATTTGCGTGAATGTGGTTGTTTTACTCTGTACTTTTGTATAAGTAAAGTTTTAAAAATCATAAACTGCTTTGATTTACTCCTCACGTTTTTCAATATTTATCATCAGAGTTGAAATGAATAAATGAAAACTAAAAATGAATTAGAAGAAATCTCACTTACAAGCATTGTTTATGTGTTATTTAAACATAAATTTTTAATTTTAGGCTTTGTCAGTATATTCGCCGTGTTTTCTGTCGTATATGCGTTAAGTTTACCTAATAAATATACGTCTCATGTGAAATTAATGTCTAATAATAATGCCCAAAAAGATCTATCTTCTCTTGCTGGAAATTTAGGGGGGTTAGCAGGCTTGGCGGGTGTTAGTTTAGGTGGAGGGAATGATGAGAAAGTTTCATTAGCTAAAGAATTATTGAAATCTCGTGCTTTTTTAAACGAGTTTGTAACAAAGCATAATATATTGGTACCGCTGATTGCAGCAGATGGACTAGACGATGACAAAAATCTAGTAATTAATAATAAGCTGTATGATGAAAAAGCAAATAAATGGGTTAGAGAAGTTTTTTATCCTAAACCTCTAATACCTTCTGCTGAAGATGTTTATCTAGCATTTGAAAATATACTAACCGTTGAAAGTGACAATAAATCCGGAGTAGTTAATATTTCACTTGAGTTTCTCAAACCAGATATTGCCCAACAATGGTTGGAATGGTTAGTCGAGGATGTTAATGAAGAGATCCGCGAGCAAGATTTAATGGAAGCAAAAAGCAGTATTAAATATTTAGAGAATGTTGCTCAAAAGACGAACAGTAAAGTGATGAAAGAAACTTTTTATCAGTTAATAGAAGAACAAATGAAAACTTTACTACTAACGGAAGTACGAAAAGAGTATGTATTTAAAACAGTTGATCCTGCAAGCTACCCAGAAGATAAGTCCTCACCTAAACGCGCGTTAATTTGTATTGGAGGAACACTTGCTTCTGGTGTATTTATCGTGATGCTTGTACTTGTTCGGCACTTTTCTTTTTCGAAATAGTTAAGCAATAAAATTAATGATGTAGCACTAAAATTGCTAACTTAAGCAATAATTTTTCTAAATATGACATAAATAAATGAGTTAGATAATAGTGTAATGAAGAAATTTTTAAAAAAAATAGTACCACCCAAATTTGTTAAAAATATAAGGGCTATAAATAATAGTGTTGATCAAGCAATCATTCCATTTTTTGCAAGTCATCGCATATTAAGTTCAATTTACTATTTATTATTTAGCAGGCAATTTTCTCGTGAGCAACAGGCTGTCTTAAAAGGCCGGGTAGCTTATGGCAAATCACTTTACAAAATTGGGAAAAGTAGTGTTTTATTAAGACGTAATACTCACCGATTAGAAAAAGGCTTGATAATGAAACCTCGAAGAGAGGTTTTTGCTCTAGCGTATATAGATGAAACAGTTGATTGTTATATTGAATGCGTAAAAGCAGGTACATTATGCGATGAAGAGTTACAATGGGCGTCTGATGTTCTATTGAAATACTTTAGTGTTATTAAATTATCAGAACACACACAACAATTAAAAGCGGCTTTTGAGCAATGTCGTCCGTCTTTCTCATTGAATCGCCAGTTTACTCCTTACGATGAAGTCTCAAGACCTGAGCTATCATGTGATCCTGAGCAATTAAAGCAGTTATTTATAAGACGAAGATCTGTTAGATGGTTTGAGGATAAACCTGTTGCGAAAGAGCTTATAAACAAAGCATTAGAAATG
The Thalassotalea hakodatensis genome window above contains:
- a CDS encoding lipopolysaccharide biosynthesis protein, whose translation is MRKDLSAILAVVTGTAGAQIITLAFTPLLTRIFTPEAFGHLGVFVALSTILMPIAALTLPMAVVLTKSNNEAKALSKLSTCIALLACLIFTLFIVLNKPWLVNVLNAQGDGMYLYSVPAVVLFGAMLQLSENWSIKLSLFKLRAKISILHALIINLLKLGVGFFIPYAITLIVIAIVNPLINALLLGLPVKNAIKNETESLPNNDYRQLLARYRNFPLFQSPQALLNALSQSAPVVILAALFGPVSAGFYTFSRTILAIPITLIGKAVGDVCYGRFSKQVNLQQFAQAKKYFVHTTFYLSVVALLPLGIIWFFGPALFSLIFGEKWFEAGVYAQWLSLWTYFILINAPSLKLLIVLKKQKQSLLINIISMPVRIAMLILGGHYGNDEWLALKLFVLASVIHNLVIIALAYISCEQKNKNSNNRAINYDS
- a CDS encoding asparagine synthase-related protein, which produces MIHSCKTLRPHHVSINIKGLFGEAEKIESRFYYIGCAYLDEQKLSAVSLYNLTREAVSAGTLKQFILELSGFFSFIINDSDVFVLASDKTRSKPLLYAFDENKKMHVSDSAIYLARKTNKQSLIPLSEQEFQQAGYVTGENTLIEDVYQVRAGHMLTSKCYGFEQVAYYKFIPMNGNKHVADEKLCMQLDDAMKAAINQLIDYAGGRQVVVPLSGGYDSRAIAVYLKQSGYPNVLTFTFGKKNSKEVLISKQVAEKLGFEWHLIEYDKKRWKVVQKSDEFEQYLSFISNYISVPNIQVYPALKALLHQKIIHRNALIVPGHTGDFVSGGHIPHQLINLKASTNIERIVDAIIAKHYKNKVKHENRDDLNIKLTDQLRRISEGQEDSLLAVSLFEAWEFYERQAKFIINSNRYYDFFKVDWWMPLWNENIIFFWQKVPLEYRLNSSLWKKFVEDKYNDISGDRLRYGNVNDHYSSPVKKIRSVFDYFTDENDLYALVPFYRWALRKIKYPHAKGSLFGYLAYKLVMKQKKQLVQKGQ
- a CDS encoding Wzz/FepE/Etk N-terminal domain-containing protein; its protein translation is MKTKNELEEISLTSIVYVLFKHKFLILGFVSIFAVFSVVYALSLPNKYTSHVKLMSNNNAQKDLSSLAGNLGGLAGLAGVSLGGGNDEKVSLAKELLKSRAFLNEFVTKHNILVPLIAADGLDDDKNLVINNKLYDEKANKWVREVFYPKPLIPSAEDVYLAFENILTVESDNKSGVVNISLEFLKPDIAQQWLEWLVEDVNEEIREQDLMEAKSSIKYLENVAQKTNSKVMKETFYQLIEEQMKTLLLTEVRKEYVFKTVDPASYPEDKSSPKRALICIGGTLASGVFIVMLVLVRHFSFSK
- a CDS encoding nitroreductase family protein, which gives rise to MKKFLKKIVPPKFVKNIRAINNSVDQAIIPFFASHRILSSIYYLLFSRQFSREQQAVLKGRVAYGKSLYKIGKSSVLLRRNTHRLEKGLIMKPRREVFALAYIDETVDCYIECVKAGTLCDEELQWASDVLLKYFSVIKLSEHTQQLKAAFEQCRPSFSLNRQFTPYDEVSRPELSCDPEQLKQLFIRRRSVRWFEDKPVAKELINKALEMASLAPSACNRQPYQFYLLKDVDAIHIAKLAMGTAGFAENIQNLFVIVGDLSAYPAERDKHVIYIDGSLAAMQLMLGFESLGISTCPINWPDIEFREAKMSQKLDLKAHQRPIMLLAFGYAEPDGKIPFSQKKLPEQLLKEVKL
- a CDS encoding secretin N-terminal domain-containing protein yields the protein MNKTKKHLTILFCVFAMFGCSSTQETQPEKSSGFKVPQSYLNGEEDIVVVTTDDTIPEEQDLLHTDLAQIKNLEPLPRQQVNLRKAEKLSASFSPEPSLSLSVNEMPLNEFLHYALGELLSINYIIDKSVEPSKEKITLNIQEKISPRRLMQLTSELLMEHEVSINFNDGLYFINKPKLNKRAKNVVTAVGRELEDVPQTGQDILQIIPLKYGVKISIEKALRQLVGVQISTDADQSALFLQGKREEILRSLEFIHLLDAPSNRGKNIGLINLTYITSEEFTTQITTLLENEGIPIATNNAGSKNLVMVPIAQIGSIAVFAADKSLLDRVRYWAKLIDKPLQSVTKQYFMYHPQYARAADLGESLSALLGGTARANSKSNTASKSSTGNAPSNTRLTGVSSDDMTLVVDERSNAIIFYTSGNKYQALLPLIKKLDVLPRQVMLDITIAEVNLSDEFKHGVEWAFTQGELSMGTKDAFGVTGIGGFSLALNGADGSIKANFIETNDLIKVLSNPSLLVRDGVSANINVGSDISVVGETTEDPISGDRQTTSSEYRKTGVDVTVTPSINARGIVIMEISQTISNEVPDSSGASGNPNIFERGLKTEVVAQSGQTIILGGLISENTNQGDKKTPLLGDIPLIGHLFKSNGESTNRTELIMLITPRVIDRTDQWQEITDSFKQNLEYLTF